The Gammaproteobacteria bacterium genome has a segment encoding these proteins:
- a CDS encoding NAD+ synthase yields MNPPLEIAFAQLNLLVGDVRGNVARIVGEIGGARDRGADLVVFPELALCGYPPEDLLFHSGIRRQVAEGLEAVRAASDGIAVLVGYPEYGDGAIYNAAALFAGGSRQANYRKRALPNYSVFDEQRYFRAGDAPVVAEVRGVPVGIAICEDVWEDEPCRALHAAGARLIVVLNGSPFEEGKQLRREEMLRTRARAAGVPIAYANLVGGQDELVFDGGCCLVDPAAGTVMRAPSFREGLYTCRLAADGARVSAVPGVLAPLAGEEESIYAALVTGVRDYVGKNGFRGGVIGLSGGVDSALTLTIAVDALGAPAVETVMMPYRYTAAISVEDAGSQAAAMGVRHQVVPIEGMVASARDALAPLFAGLPEDVTEENIQSRCRGLLLMSVSNKTGRMVLATGNKSEMAVGYATLYGDMVGGFAPIKDCTKSLVYRLARYRNSLSPVIPPRVLTREPSAELRPDQKDSDSLPPYDVLDPILDALMLENRSVDDIAAAGFDRAVVARVLEMVRRAEYKRRQAAPGVRITSRAFGRDWRYPITSGYRYQS; encoded by the coding sequence ATGAACCCACCACTCGAGATCGCGTTCGCCCAGCTCAATCTGCTCGTCGGCGACGTGCGCGGCAATGTTGCGCGTATCGTTGGGGAGATCGGCGGCGCGCGCGACCGCGGCGCCGACCTGGTGGTGTTCCCCGAGCTTGCCCTGTGCGGCTATCCGCCGGAGGACCTGCTGTTTCACTCCGGCATCCGGCGCCAGGTCGCCGAGGGACTGGAGGCGGTGCGTGCAGCGAGTGACGGGATCGCCGTCCTGGTCGGCTATCCCGAGTACGGCGACGGCGCGATCTACAACGCTGCGGCGCTGTTTGCCGGCGGTTCACGGCAGGCGAACTACCGCAAGCGCGCGCTGCCGAACTACAGCGTCTTCGACGAGCAGCGCTACTTCCGTGCCGGCGACGCGCCGGTGGTGGCCGAGGTGCGCGGTGTGCCGGTCGGCATCGCCATCTGCGAAGACGTCTGGGAGGACGAGCCCTGCCGGGCGCTGCACGCGGCCGGCGCCCGCCTGATCGTCGTCCTGAACGGCTCGCCCTTCGAGGAGGGCAAGCAATTACGGCGCGAGGAGATGCTGCGTACGCGCGCGCGCGCGGCCGGCGTCCCGATCGCCTATGCCAACCTCGTCGGCGGGCAGGACGAACTGGTGTTCGACGGGGGATGCTGCCTGGTGGATCCGGCCGCAGGGACCGTGATGCGTGCGCCGTCATTTCGCGAGGGCCTCTACACCTGCAGGCTGGCGGCCGATGGTGCGCGGGTGTCAGCAGTGCCGGGCGTGCTTGCGCCGCTGGCGGGCGAGGAGGAGAGCATCTATGCGGCGCTGGTGACCGGCGTGCGCGACTACGTGGGCAAGAACGGTTTTCGCGGCGGAGTGATCGGCTTGTCGGGTGGCGTGGATTCCGCGCTGACGCTGACGATCGCAGTGGACGCGCTCGGCGCTCCCGCAGTCGAGACCGTGATGATGCCCTACCGTTACACGGCGGCGATCAGTGTCGAGGACGCGGGCTCGCAGGCGGCGGCGATGGGCGTGCGCCACCAGGTCGTCCCCATCGAGGGCATGGTCGCATCGGCGCGTGATGCGCTGGCGCCACTGTTCGCCGGGTTGCCGGAGGACGTGACCGAGGAGAACATACAGTCGCGTTGCCGCGGCTTGCTGCTCATGTCGGTTTCGAACAAGACCGGGCGCATGGTGCTCGCAACCGGCAACAAGAGCGAGATGGCGGTCGGCTATGCCACCCTGTACGGCGACATGGTGGGCGGCTTTGCGCCGATCAAGGATTGCACCAAGTCCCTCGTCTACCGGCTCGCGCGCTACCGCAACTCGCTGTCGCCGGTCATTCCGCCGCGGGTGCTGACCCGCGAACCGTCGGCGGAACTGCGGCCGGACCAGAAGGACAGCGATTCGCTGCCGCCCTACGACGTGCTCGATCCGATTCTCGACGCGCTGATGCTCGAGAACCGCTCGGTGGACGACATCGCGGCGGCCGGTTTCGATCGGGCGGTCGTCGCGCGCGTGCTGGAGATGGTGCGCCGCGCCGAATACAAGCGCCGCCAGGCAGCCCCCGGCGTGCGTATCACGAGTCGCGCGTTCGGGCGCGACTGGCGCTATCCGATCACCTCCGGCTACCGGTACCAGTCCTGA
- a CDS encoding outer membrane protein assembly factor BamD, whose amino-acid sequence MRTLVAVLVLALAGCAGNSERELHSGAEQVFAKARAAMESGNYRNAITYYEALEARYPFSNQAKQAQIDLIYVYYKNSERESAIDAAMQFERENPTHPRVDYALYMRGLANFRGQHGTMHKLLNVDVARRPPEGAREAFSAFSQLLQRYPSSPYAADARQRMIFLRNRLAAHENYVARYYLDRGAYVAALNRAQYAMQTFDGAPQVAESLRIIIAAYSAIGMEDLAEGARRVLAENFPDEALEQRKEEDKPWYRIW is encoded by the coding sequence GTGCGGACCCTGGTCGCCGTGCTCGTGCTCGCGCTCGCCGGTTGCGCCGGCAACAGCGAACGTGAGCTGCACTCGGGCGCCGAGCAGGTGTTCGCGAAGGCCCGCGCCGCCATGGAAAGCGGCAATTACCGCAACGCGATCACCTACTACGAGGCGCTCGAGGCGCGCTACCCCTTCAGCAACCAGGCGAAGCAGGCGCAGATCGATCTCATTTACGTCTACTACAAGAACAGCGAACGCGAGAGCGCGATCGACGCGGCAATGCAGTTCGAACGCGAGAACCCGACGCATCCGCGGGTGGACTACGCCCTGTACATGCGCGGGCTCGCCAACTTCCGCGGCCAGCACGGCACCATGCACAAGCTGCTCAACGTGGATGTCGCCCGCCGGCCGCCGGAGGGGGCGCGTGAGGCGTTCTCGGCGTTCTCGCAGCTGCTGCAGCGCTATCCGTCGAGTCCCTATGCGGCGGATGCGCGCCAGCGGATGATCTTCCTGCGCAACCGCCTCGCCGCACATGAGAATTACGTGGCCCGTTACTACCTCGATCGCGGAGCGTATGTCGCGGCACTGAATCGCGCGCAGTATGCAATGCAGACCTTCGATGGCGCGCCCCAGGTCGCCGAGTCGCTGCGCATCATCATCGCTGCCTACAGCGCCATCGGCATGGAGGACCTGGCCGAGGGCGCCCGCCGGGTCCTGGCCGAAAATTTTCCTGACGAGGCGCTCGAGCAGCGCAAAGAAGAAGACAAGCCCTGGTACCGGATCTGGTGA
- the rluD gene encoding 23S rRNA pseudouridine(1911/1915/1917) synthase RluD, with translation MNRVTHQVTIPAGHEGRRLDQVLAELLPDYSRSRIKGWILAGSVRLDGQQPDPRTRVVAGQQVEIAAVVETTHSVAAQAVAFEVAYEDEDVLVVVKPAGVVVHPGAGNRDATLENGLRHHAPSLAALPRSGLLHRLDKDTSGLVLVAKTLAAHTHLTRDLQERRIRREYRAIVNGVVTAGGAVDAPIGRHPVQRTRMAVTDGGRAAVTHYRVLARFVAHSLLALRLETGRTHQIRVHLAHLGFPIVGDPAYGGRPRLPPGADATVLDALRGFRRQALHACAIGFRHPGSGEDLQFAAPLPADMRALLAALAGGPAAAARLESLPWPTPSR, from the coding sequence ATGAACCGCGTCACGCACCAGGTCACGATCCCGGCCGGACACGAGGGCCGCCGGCTCGACCAGGTCCTCGCGGAATTGTTGCCGGATTACTCGCGCTCGCGCATCAAGGGCTGGATTCTTGCCGGTTCGGTGCGGCTCGACGGCCAGCAACCCGACCCGCGCACGCGCGTCGTGGCCGGGCAGCAGGTGGAGATCGCCGCTGTCGTCGAAACCACTCACAGCGTTGCGGCCCAGGCGGTAGCCTTCGAGGTCGCCTACGAGGACGAGGACGTGCTGGTTGTCGTCAAGCCTGCAGGCGTGGTCGTGCATCCGGGCGCAGGCAATCGCGACGCGACGCTGGAGAATGGCCTGCGACACCACGCGCCGTCGCTCGCCGCTCTGCCGCGCAGCGGCCTGTTGCACCGGCTCGACAAGGACACCAGCGGCCTGGTCCTGGTGGCGAAGACCCTTGCGGCGCATACACACCTCACGCGCGACCTGCAGGAGCGCCGCATACGCCGCGAGTATCGCGCGATCGTGAACGGCGTGGTCACCGCCGGCGGCGCGGTGGATGCGCCGATCGGCCGCCACCCGGTGCAACGTACCCGCATGGCCGTGACCGACGGCGGACGCGCTGCCGTCACGCACTATCGCGTGCTGGCGCGATTCGTCGCGCACTCCCTGCTCGCCCTGCGGCTGGAAACCGGACGCACCCACCAGATCCGTGTGCACCTCGCGCATCTCGGGTTCCCGATCGTCGGCGACCCGGCCTACGGCGGTCGCCCGCGGTTGCCGCCCGGCGCCGACGCCACCGTGCTCGATGCATTGCGAGGTTTCCGCCGCCAGGCGCTGCACGCCTGCGCCATCGGCTTTCGCCACCCGGGCAGTGGTGAGGATCTGCAGTTTGCCGCGCCCTTGCCGGCGGACATGCGCGCGCTGCTCGCGGCGCTCGCCGGCGGGCCGGCCGCGGCCGCGCGGCTGGAGTCACTGCCATGGCCGACGCCCTCGCGCTGA
- the pgeF gene encoding peptidoglycan editing factor PgeF has translation MADALALIRPDWPAPARVRAVATTRAGGVSRGAFATLNLGLHVGDDPEAVRENRARLVAALGLAAGPLWLHQVHGTTVADAATAAPVPVADAMVAGSAGLACVIMTADCLPVLFCNAAGTVVAAAHAGWRGLAAGVLEATVAALADRGAAATTLMAWIGPAISAPAYEVGADVRAAFLAADPAAAAGFTPNARGRWQLDLPGLARQRLGSLGVGAIYGGDLCTATDPRRYFSHRRDGACGRQATLIWLT, from the coding sequence ATGGCCGACGCCCTCGCGCTGATACGCCCGGACTGGCCGGCACCCGCACGTGTGCGGGCGGTGGCGACGACGCGCGCCGGCGGCGTCAGTCGCGGCGCCTTCGCGACGCTCAATCTCGGCCTGCACGTGGGCGATGACCCGGAAGCCGTGCGCGAGAACCGCGCGCGGCTCGTGGCGGCGCTCGGACTCGCTGCCGGGCCCCTCTGGCTGCACCAGGTGCATGGCACCACGGTGGCCGACGCCGCCACGGCGGCGCCGGTGCCGGTCGCCGATGCGATGGTCGCCGGCAGCGCGGGCCTCGCCTGCGTGATCATGACGGCGGATTGCCTGCCGGTGTTGTTCTGCAATGCTGCGGGCACCGTCGTGGCCGCAGCTCATGCAGGCTGGCGCGGGCTCGCGGCCGGCGTGCTGGAGGCAACGGTCGCGGCGCTGGCGGACAGGGGTGCTGCGGCCACCACGCTTATGGCCTGGATCGGCCCGGCCATCAGCGCTCCGGCCTACGAGGTCGGCGCGGATGTGCGGGCAGCGTTCCTCGCGGCCGATCCCGCCGCTGCGGCCGGGTTTACGCCCAATGCCCGTGGACGCTGGCAGCTCGATCTGCCCGGCCTCGCCCGACAGCGGCTCGGGTCTCTCGGTGTGGGCGCAATCTACGGTGGCGACCTGTGCACGGCAACGGACCCGCGACGCTACTTTTCCCACCGCCGCGACGGCGCCTGCGGCCGTCAGGCCACGTTGATCTGGCTGACGTAG